In Carya illinoinensis cultivar Pawnee chromosome 10, C.illinoinensisPawnee_v1, whole genome shotgun sequence, one DNA window encodes the following:
- the LOC122279494 gene encoding thaumatin-like protein 1, which translates to MMKTALPFFRLILALFFLASAQSARITFTNNCPRTIWPGTLTSDQKPQLSTTGFELASKASRSLDVQAPWKGRFWARTRCSTDASGKFSCETADCASGQVACNGNGAIPPASLVEINIAENGGQDYYDVSLVDGFNLPVSVATQGGTGECKTSSCSSNVNAVCPTELQVKGSDGSVLACKSACTAFNQPQYCCTGDFSTPDKCPPTNYSMIFENQCPQAYSYAYDDQNSTFTCSGGPNYVITFCP; encoded by the exons ATGATGAAGACGGCCCTTCCATTCTTTCGCCTTATCTTGGCCCTCTTTTTCCTCGCTA GTGCTCAATCCGCTAGAATAACTTTCACAAACAACTGTCCGAGAACTATCTGGCCAGGAACCCTAACCTCCGATCAAAAACCTCAACTATCGACTACTGGGTTTGAATTAGCATCCAAAGCATCCAGATCACTAGATGTCCAAGCTCCATGGAAAGGCCGGTTTTGGGCTCGAACTCGTTGCTCCACGGATGCTTCAGGAAAGTTCTCTTGCGAAACTGCAGATTGCGCCTCCGGTCAGGTTGCATGCAACGGTAACGGTGCCATCCCGCCAGCATCTTTGGTAGAAATCAACATAGCAGAGAATGGAGGGCAAGATTATTACGATGTCAGCCTTGTAGACGGCTTCAACCTGCCTGTTTCAGTGGCCACACAAGGTGGAACGGGTGAATGTAAGACCTCGAGTTGCTCGTCCAACGTGAACGCAGTTTGCCCAACAGAGCTGCAAGTGAAAGGGTCTGATGGCAGCGTGCTTGCTTGCAAGAGTGCATGCACAGCATTCAATCAGCCACAATACTGTTGCACTGGAGATTTCAGTACTCCAGATAAATGTCCACCCACTAACTATTCCATGATATTTGAGAACCAGTGCCCTCAAGCTTATAGCTATGCTTATGATGATCAGAACAGCACCTTTACTTGCTCCGGTGGACCTAACTATGTTATCACTTTCTGCCCTTAA